A genomic window from Periophthalmus magnuspinnatus isolate fPerMag1 chromosome 16, fPerMag1.2.pri, whole genome shotgun sequence includes:
- the tmem106ba gene encoding transmembrane protein 106Ba: MGKSQSLLGKRKDDSQDVLTGSEVEKEEKSEDVSQFPYVEFTGRDSVTCPTCQGTGRIPRGQENQLVALIPYSDQRLRPSRTKLYVTLSVALCLLLSGLAVFFLFPRPIDVSYVGIKSAYVSYDQDKRIVYLNITSTLNITNNNYYAIYMTNITAQVQFSKTVIGKAKINNSTLIIPLDERQVDYTVPTIIADDMSYMFDYCTLPTIRVHNIGVMMQVTVTTSYFGHAEQVSQETYQYVDCGGNTTTLHSAHARIYKE, from the exons ATGGGGAAGAGCCAGTCGCTCTTGGGTAAGCGCAAAGACGACAGCCAAGATGTGCTGACGGGCTCTgaggtggagaaggaggagaaaagtgAGGACGTGTCACAGTTCCCCTACGTGGAGTTCACCGGGAGGGACAGCGTGACCTGTCCGACCTGCCAGGGAACCGGCCGGATACCCAGAG GTCAAGAGAACCAGCTGGTGGCTCTGATCCCCTACAGTGACCAGCGTCTCAGACCCAGCCGCAC AAAACTGTACGTGACATTATCTGTGGCCCTGTGCTTGCTGCTCTCGGGTCTAGccgtcttcttcctcttccctcgGCCCATCGATGTGTCCTACGTAGGGATCAAGTCTGCATATGTGTCCTACGACCAGGACAAGCGCATCGTCTATCTCAACATCACG AGCACTCTGAACATCACCAATAACAACTACTACGCCATTTACATGACCAACATCACAGCTCAAGTGCAGTTCTCCAAAACGGTGATCGGGAAGGCCAAGATCAACAACAGCACACTCATTATACCTCTGGACGAGCGACAG gTTGACTACACCGTTCCCACCATCATAGCGGATGACATGAGCTATATGTt TGACTATTGCACCTTACCCACCATCAGAGTGCATAACATAGGAGTCATGATGCA AGTTACCGTGACGACGTCGTACTTTGGCCACGCCGAGCAGGTTTCCCAGGAGACCTACCAGTACGTGGACTGTGGAGGCAACACCACCACGCTGCACTCCGCACACGCACGCATCTACAAAGAATGA